Proteins from one Bacillus carboniphilus genomic window:
- a CDS encoding ATP-binding protein, protein MQRLVIITVGKTHSGKTTFARALEQDLENSLVMDQDNHAEFINTYYNNLQPKLGLNTLKHAISRLIVDYAKENTDFHLIICNSNRTRKGRQFLLDELFPPSEFIRVLVHFDIPDDVLRSRVMDSQRSTNNFKSASNFEEVLDRQLADSLKAEVIDPVEGEADHLFVVKDNKEVPSVIQRIVQISKSKRVLDRK, encoded by the coding sequence ATGCAAAGATTAGTCATTATAACAGTCGGTAAAACCCATAGCGGAAAAACTACTTTTGCTCGGGCTCTTGAACAAGACCTAGAAAATTCCTTGGTCATGGATCAAGACAATCACGCTGAGTTTATTAACACGTATTACAATAATTTGCAGCCAAAGCTAGGTCTCAATACTCTTAAACACGCAATCTCCCGGCTTATTGTGGATTATGCAAAGGAAAACACCGATTTTCACCTCATTATTTGTAATTCAAACCGGACACGAAAGGGGAGACAATTTTTACTTGATGAATTGTTTCCTCCGAGTGAATTTATACGTGTTCTCGTTCATTTTGATATACCTGATGATGTCCTTCGTTCACGCGTTATGGATAGTCAGCGAAGTACAAATAACTTTAAGAGTGCATCCAATTTTGAAGAAGTTCTTGATAGACAATTAGCGGACTCACTAAAAGCAGAAGTAATCGATCCTGTTGAAGGGGAAGCAGACCATTTATTTGTGGTAAAAGACAATAAAGAGGTTCCTTCAGTTATTCAAAGGATTGTTCAAATTAGTAAGAGTAAGAGGGTACTAGACAGAAAGTAA